The genomic region TGTATCAATTAAATGAAAAATATAGTCTTTATATTTAATTTGGATGGCATTTAATTTAATTGTAATTCCACGTTCTTTTTCAAGTTCCATTGAATCTAAAATTTGTGGTGTACTTTGTCTTTCATCAATAGTTCCGGTAAATTCCAAAATACGGTCAGCTAGTGTACTTTTACCATGATCTATATGTGCGATGATTGCAAAATTACGAATTTTAGATTTGTCCATATGTTTTTACAATTATATTTTAAAATGTTATTTTTTTCTTATAAAATAGTAATAGCAAAGATTAATTTTATTAACTTAGAAAGAAAATAATATGTTGTACATTCTTTATAATTCAAATTCTAAAATAGGTAAGAATAAAAGGAATATTTTCAAAATTTTATTTGATGCTGTCAAAACTTTTCAAGATGATAATATTAGAATTAAAGATATTGCAACAACAATTAATAAAGAAGAATCTGTAAAAAATATTAATAAACAAAAAGACATTATTGTGATTGTTGGTGGTGATGGAACATTGACAAGATTAGTTGATAAATTTTATAAATATATTGACTTAATTCCCAAAGTTTATGCTTATAAAGCGGGAACTGGAAATGATTTTATTAGAAATATTATTAAAAGTGGCTATACATATGAACACATCAAAAACAAATATTTTTTAATTAATCCATTTTTAGAAAATTTACCAAAAGTTGAAATTAATAATGAAACTCACATCTTTTTAAATGGAATTGGAATAGGCCTTGATGGCTTTATTTGCAAAAAAGTTGAAGAACAAAGAATAAAAAATGGTAAACAAAATTTCTTTAGATCATCAATTCAAGCATTTAAAGAATTTAAACCTTATCCCAAAATAGAAATTACAGTTGATGGCAAAACTGAAACATTAGAAAATGTTTGGTTAGCTTCAATTATGAATGGAAAATATTATGGTAAAGGAATGAAGATAGCACCTTTTGCTGATATTAAAAGCAACAAACTAAATTTAATTGTTATTGATAACATTACTAAATTCAAATTATTGTTCTTTT from Metamycoplasma salivarium harbors:
- a CDS encoding diacylglycerol/lipid kinase family protein — protein: MLYILYNSNSKIGKNKRNIFKILFDAVKTFQDDNIRIKDIATTINKEESVKNINKQKDIIVIVGGDGTLTRLVDKFYKYIDLIPKVYAYKAGTGNDFIRNIIKSGYTYEHIKNKYFLINPFLENLPKVEINNETHIFLNGIGIGLDGFICKKVEEQRIKNGKQNFFRSSIQAFKEFKPYPKIEITVDGKTETLENVWLASIMNGKYYGKGMKIAPFADIKSNKLNLIVIDNITKFKLLFFFPTVYFGRHIKNKFVKSYVGNKISLKLYEKTYGQIDGEFQENITEATAYKDFKNKI